In Hemicordylus capensis ecotype Gifberg chromosome 3, rHemCap1.1.pri, whole genome shotgun sequence, one DNA window encodes the following:
- the CCDC181 gene encoding coiled-coil domain-containing protein 181 isoform X1, which translates to MSDKKDTSESADTGDSTESGDYDDDFEKDLEWLINEEEKEILDDTQNHGENEEDVETSIDKDLDREDGRNYSPEPLKPEEILKDREENSSQEPEEILKDRENNSSQEPFEHEEVLKNEGPHHTTSVAEHDTEQPSDTESEGSCQESKLEDQEDLDEDDEDIKRYILEKIEEANKLLLSQEPLDETKERKLKFKDNLVDLEVPPLKAIGTDKNNLYRERDISGRLSQLCLSNKGEDISLSVNGSTDDEPKDGKILVERDGKFELLSIRDIESQGFFPPLSVSFSDIEAQHISPKTSYTTAFGTICLTKEESLIKPSCSPSREEFLYFPQPPSIRPCSAINITRNVERGKSPRRVQSANIAIRSSTYCLSPRQKELQKQIEQRKEKLKREEEARKRVQEETKRKENDSVFKAWLQKKKGQIQEEKRIQRAKELEDLNSRLTDIEGHGQYGGGGGILVSAKDCIVEKRLKQESRNPEEAYKSWLKRKQLEHVKEKQVQNLKEQEECMLFLPRPMESDKAYKQWLRKKRREKRAEQLAAKERSKQFRQEARRAKQIENILCSISEPKSFRFTDQFS; encoded by the exons ATGAGTGATAAGAAAGACACTAGTGAATCTGCAGACACTGGAGATTCCACAGAAAGTGGAGACTATGATGATGATTTTGAAAAAGACCTTGAGTGGCTAATtaatgaagaagaaaaggaaatccTTGATGATACACAG AATCATGGTGAAAATGAAGAGGATGTTGAAACAAGTATTGACAAGGACTTAGACAGAGAAGACGGAAGAAACTATTCACCAGAGCCACTTAAGCCTGAGGAAATACTGAAGGACAGGGAAGAAAACTCTTCACAAGAGCCTGAGGAAATACTGAAGGACAGGGAAAATAACTCTTCACAAGAGCCTTTTGAGCATGAGGAAGTTCTGAAGAATGAGGGGCCACATCACACAACAAGTGTAGCTGAACATGATACTGAGCAGCCATCTGATACTGAAAGCGAAGGCTCCTGTCAGGAATCAAAGCTAGAAGATCAAGAGGACTTGGATGAAGATGATGAAGATATAAAGCGTTACATCCTGGAAAAAATTGAAGAAGCCAACAAACTTCTGTTATCTCAGGAACCTTTGGATGAAACAAAAGAGAGGAAGCTAAAATTCAAAGATAATCTAGTAGATCTGGAAGTCCCCCCTCTGAAAGCTATAGGCACTGATAAAAATAACCTTTACAGGGAAAGGGACATTTCAGGTAGGCTCTCTCAGTTGTGCCTTTCTAATAAAGGAGAAGATATATCTCTTTCTGTTAATGGTAGTACAGATGATGAGCCCAAGGATGGCAAGATCCTAGTAGAAAGAGATGGGAAGTTTGAACTCCTGAGTATCCGTGACATTGAGAGCCAAGGGTTCTTCCCTCCACTCAGTGTTTCTTTTAGTGATATTGAAGCTCAGCATATTTCTCCCAAAACTTCTTACACTACTGCCTTTGGCACTATCTGTCTAACAAAAGAAGAGTCCTTAATAAAACCATCTTGCTCTCCTTCCAGAGAAGAATTTCTTTATTTTCCTCAGCCACCATCCATTCGACCATGCTCTGCCATCAACATTACAAGGAATGTGGAAAGGGGGAAAAGTCCACGCAGGGTGCAGTCAGCAAACATAGCTATAAGAAGCTCTACGTACTGCCTGTCACCTAGACAAAAAGAACTGCAAAAACAAATTGAGCAAAGAAAAGAGAAATTAAAGAGAGAG GAAGAAGCACGGAAAAGAGTACAAGAGGAAaccaaaaggaaagaaaatgatTCGGTATTTAAAGCttggctgcaaaagaaaaaaggacaaATTCAAGAAGAGAAACGAATTCAGCGTGCAAAAGAGCTGGAAGATTTAAATAGCAGA CTTACCGATATAGAAGGGCATGGACAatatgggggaggaggaggaatactGGTCTCTGCAAAGGACTGTATAGTGGAGAAAAGGTTAAAG CAGGAGAGCAGAAATCCAGAAGAAGCCTACAAGTCATGGCTCAAAAGAAAACAACTAGAGCAtgtgaaagaaaaacaggttCAAAACCTGAAAGAGCAGGAAGAGTGCATGCTGTTCCTTCCAAGACCAATGGAAAGTGATAAAGCGTATAAACA ATGGCTAAGAAAGAAAAGACGGGAGAAGCGAGCAGAGCAACTAGCTGCCAAAGAGCGATCCAAGCAGTTTAGGCAGGAAGCCAGAAGAGCAAAACAAATAGAGAATATTCTCTGTTCCATTTCTGAACCCAAATCTTTTCGCTTCACAGACCAGTTCAGCTGA
- the CCDC181 gene encoding coiled-coil domain-containing protein 181 isoform X2 produces MSDKKDTSESADTGDSTESGDYDDDFEKDLEWLINEEEKEILDDTQNHGENEEDVETSIDKDLDREDGRNYSPEPLKPEEILKDREENSSQEPEEILKDRENNSSQEPFEHEEVLKNEGPHHTTSVAEHDTEQPSDTESEGSCQESKLEDQEDLDEDDEDIKRYILEKIEEANKLLLSQEPLDETKERKLKFKDNLVDLEVPPLKAIGTDKNNLYRERDISGRLSQLCLSNKGEDISLSVNGSTDDEPKDGKILVERDGKFELLSIRDIESQGFFPPLSVSFSDIEAQHISPKTSYTTAFGTICLTKEESLIKPSCSPSREEFLYFPQPPSIRPCSAINITRNVERGKSPRRVQSANIAIRSSTYCLSPRQKELQKQIEQRKEKLKREEEARKRVQEETKRKENDSVFKAWLQKKKGQIQEEKRIQRAKELEDLNSRQESRNPEEAYKSWLKRKQLEHVKEKQVQNLKEQEECMLFLPRPMESDKAYKQWLRKKRREKRAEQLAAKERSKQFRQEARRAKQIENILCSISEPKSFRFTDQFS; encoded by the exons ATGAGTGATAAGAAAGACACTAGTGAATCTGCAGACACTGGAGATTCCACAGAAAGTGGAGACTATGATGATGATTTTGAAAAAGACCTTGAGTGGCTAATtaatgaagaagaaaaggaaatccTTGATGATACACAG AATCATGGTGAAAATGAAGAGGATGTTGAAACAAGTATTGACAAGGACTTAGACAGAGAAGACGGAAGAAACTATTCACCAGAGCCACTTAAGCCTGAGGAAATACTGAAGGACAGGGAAGAAAACTCTTCACAAGAGCCTGAGGAAATACTGAAGGACAGGGAAAATAACTCTTCACAAGAGCCTTTTGAGCATGAGGAAGTTCTGAAGAATGAGGGGCCACATCACACAACAAGTGTAGCTGAACATGATACTGAGCAGCCATCTGATACTGAAAGCGAAGGCTCCTGTCAGGAATCAAAGCTAGAAGATCAAGAGGACTTGGATGAAGATGATGAAGATATAAAGCGTTACATCCTGGAAAAAATTGAAGAAGCCAACAAACTTCTGTTATCTCAGGAACCTTTGGATGAAACAAAAGAGAGGAAGCTAAAATTCAAAGATAATCTAGTAGATCTGGAAGTCCCCCCTCTGAAAGCTATAGGCACTGATAAAAATAACCTTTACAGGGAAAGGGACATTTCAGGTAGGCTCTCTCAGTTGTGCCTTTCTAATAAAGGAGAAGATATATCTCTTTCTGTTAATGGTAGTACAGATGATGAGCCCAAGGATGGCAAGATCCTAGTAGAAAGAGATGGGAAGTTTGAACTCCTGAGTATCCGTGACATTGAGAGCCAAGGGTTCTTCCCTCCACTCAGTGTTTCTTTTAGTGATATTGAAGCTCAGCATATTTCTCCCAAAACTTCTTACACTACTGCCTTTGGCACTATCTGTCTAACAAAAGAAGAGTCCTTAATAAAACCATCTTGCTCTCCTTCCAGAGAAGAATTTCTTTATTTTCCTCAGCCACCATCCATTCGACCATGCTCTGCCATCAACATTACAAGGAATGTGGAAAGGGGGAAAAGTCCACGCAGGGTGCAGTCAGCAAACATAGCTATAAGAAGCTCTACGTACTGCCTGTCACCTAGACAAAAAGAACTGCAAAAACAAATTGAGCAAAGAAAAGAGAAATTAAAGAGAGAG GAAGAAGCACGGAAAAGAGTACAAGAGGAAaccaaaaggaaagaaaatgatTCGGTATTTAAAGCttggctgcaaaagaaaaaaggacaaATTCAAGAAGAGAAACGAATTCAGCGTGCAAAAGAGCTGGAAGATTTAAATAGCAGA CAGGAGAGCAGAAATCCAGAAGAAGCCTACAAGTCATGGCTCAAAAGAAAACAACTAGAGCAtgtgaaagaaaaacaggttCAAAACCTGAAAGAGCAGGAAGAGTGCATGCTGTTCCTTCCAAGACCAATGGAAAGTGATAAAGCGTATAAACA ATGGCTAAGAAAGAAAAGACGGGAGAAGCGAGCAGAGCAACTAGCTGCCAAAGAGCGATCCAAGCAGTTTAGGCAGGAAGCCAGAAGAGCAAAACAAATAGAGAATATTCTCTGTTCCATTTCTGAACCCAAATCTTTTCGCTTCACAGACCAGTTCAGCTGA